The following DNA comes from Impatiens glandulifera isolate HB10 chloroplast, complete genome.
ACGGGAAGGACAAAAGCGAATCGGTCTGCTAATTCCTGATCCTCAAATCAGTCCTTCCCATGGGTTATTTTTCAACGAAAACAAATAATAAGTAATTATAGGAGTGATATCTTGATAGAATTTGAAAAAGCAAGCGACAAATCCAAGGCAATAAAATATGAAAAAAAAGAAGTATTTTTTAGATTTCTAAGATTAAACAAAAGGATTTGCAAATAAAAGTGCTAATGCTACAACCAGTCCATAAATTGTTAAAGCTTCCATAAAAGCTAAACTAAGCAATAAAGTACCTCGTATTTTTCCCTCTGCCTCAGGCTGTCTCGCGATACCTTCTACAGCTTGGCCCGCAGCAGTTCCTTGACCAACTCCAGGTCCAATAGAAGCAAGGCCTACGGCCAATCCAGCAGCAATAACAGAAGCGGCAGAAATAAGTGGATTCATGATAAATTCCTCGCACAAAAAAGAAAGAAAAGAAATGGTTAATGATACAATCAACCAATGAATTATAACGTAATTATTCTATTGCTAAGATTCATATAGTGGAAGTAACTAAGAACTTGGATTGGAGTCAAAATATTATTGAATTCTCAGAACTACTTCAGGATCTTCTATCCATAGAGTCTTTGTGAATCCAGCCGACTTTCGTTGTTGCATTTGTTTGCCCCGATCGTTAAATTCTTCGATCTTTTTTTGGATCTGATCTCCTTATTTATTCAATTTGCAGTCACAGACAAGATGGAAGAACTTCTTTTTGAATTCCCATCTAAATTCACAGTAGTAGGGCAAATTGGATATATTTTTAATTCATATATAACTAGTCAATATCTAATGTAATATCCCATATACATGTCTTTCTTCCATAACGTAAACTAACTATTACTATCTTAGATTTAATCGAATTCTAGAATAATTCGGCAAAACCTTCACAATAGTTGGCTTATTTCTATAAAATTCCATAGGCCTAGTTTGACTCTCTCTCCTAACTAACCCTTTGTATTATGAATCCCTTTTTTTTGTAAATACTTCTTTCCCCTTTCTTTATCATTATGATATCCCACGTGGATAACCTTGAAATGGGTCATTTTATTAGGCCGAAGCATTTCAGAGAAATATAATTATTTGATTGATCTAAGTTCATGCAACTTTCTATTTTAAAAAATATTCTTTTGGTCAATCCTTGAATTGGATAAAATCCTCTGAAAGAGGAATCGTTCTTTCGAACATATTTTTTCATTTTTATTTAATGACTACTCATTTTTTTTTAGTAAATAATGATAATGAATTGACTAACCAATAGAAAAAATATTTATTGAGAGGGGGTATAAGATAAGTAGACCAAACAAGAATTTTAGGAAAAATATATTTTATATCTCTTTTCCCGTTTTCTAATTTGGAATAATGTAATCGTCTTTGTTATTACTCTAGATCATATAAAACATATTTGTATATTTTATTTATATTCGCTAAATAGATTATCTTGAACTACGCATACATTTCTTTTGGCTAGTTTAAAAAAAACTATTTCAAAAACGAATCAATGATGTCCCTCCATGGATTCACCTATATAAGCCGCAGCTAAAGTTGCAAAAATAAGAGCTTGAATACCACTTGTAAATAATCCAAGGAACATAACAGGTATAGGGACCACTAAGGGTACTAAAGAAACAAGAACAACAACTACTAATTCATCGGCTAATATATTCCCGAAAAGTCGAAAACTAAGTGATAAGGGTTTTGTGAAATCTTCTAAAATATTAATAGGTAAAAGGATTGGAGTTGGTTGAATGTATTTCGCGAAATAACCCAATCCTTTTTTGCTAAGACCCGCATAGAAATATGCCACTGATGTGAGTAAAGCCAACGCAACAGTAGTATTTATATCATTTGTGGGTGCGGCTAACTCCCCATGAAGCAATTGTATGATTTTCCAAGGTAAAAGAGCTCCTGACCAATTCGAAACAAAAATAAAAAGAAACATAGTTCCAATAAAGGGAACCCAAGGACCATATTCTTCCCCAATTTGGGTTTGACTCACATCTCGAATGAATTCAAGGACATATTCGAAGAAATTCTGACTACCAGTTGGAATGATTTGTGGGTTTCGAACAGCTATAGTGGCTGAACCTAATAGGATAGCAATTACAACCCAAGAAGTAATAAGTACTTGGCCGTGGACTTGGAAACTTCCTATTTTCCAATATAAATGTTGGCCAACTTCGACACCAGATATATCATATAACCCTTTTAGTGTATTGATAGAACATGATAGAACATTCATATTGCCCTCTGACAGAAATAGAATTTAAAACGAAATAATTTTGATTCAACCAGCTCTTTCTCAACTTAACTTGTCCGCTTGAATTGTCTATTTTGAATATCAAGCAATCCCTTACTAATCCCATAATGAATATCCCCAGTTTGTATCTCTTTGTTTTTTTAAGATTCAGAAATAGTAACCGACTTTGGAGTTTCCTAAGTCATTTTTTATTATTAATCAAGGATTAATTCTATAGCTAGAACGACCCTCACAAATTGCAAATACTAATTTGTTAAGAATTA
Coding sequences within:
- the atpH gene encoding AtpH; the protein is MNPLISAASVIAAGLAVGLASIGPGVGQGTAAGQAVEGIARQPEAEGKIRGTLLLSLAFMEALTIYGLVVALALLFANPFV
- the atpI gene encoding AtpI gives rise to the protein MNVLSCSINTLKGLYDISGVEVGQHLYWKIGSFQVHGQVLITSWVVIAILLGSATIAVRNPQIIPTGSQNFFEYVLEFIRDVSQTQIGEEYGPWVPFIGTMFLFIFVSNWSGALLPWKIIQLLHGELAAPTNDINTTVALALLTSVAYFYAGLSKKGLGYFAKYIQPTPILLPINILEDFTKPLSLSFRLFGNILADELVVVVLVSLVPLVVPIPVMFLGLFTSGIQALIFATLAAAYIGESMEGHH